In Crassostrea angulata isolate pt1a10 chromosome 4, ASM2561291v2, whole genome shotgun sequence, one genomic interval encodes:
- the LOC128180373 gene encoding fibroblast growth factor 18-like isoform X3, with the protein MSSVRSLLLLLILLLCFVKDSQGFPDFKIDNIADKLKGEHSLEKRAVLWNFCSQKLVQITKPGSRGVNARGSRNSEFSNLTIISIDGGFIRIRGMANKLYLCFNKKGKLRTRFQPPKSLPHSCDFSQNLTGDGYHTFKLRDKPEWSIGFKKRGKKLPGFIRKPSQEPCHHFSLDLLNPTPITIPFDFNKKKNYLFNNSGKFRIRHKKRKKKSAQRKRKTKKEPKDT; encoded by the exons GGTTTTCCAGACTTCAAAATCGACAATATCGCCGATAAACTAAAAGGAGAGCACAGTTTGGAAAAAAGAGCCGTTTTGTGGAATTTCTGTTCGCAAAAGTTAGTCCAAATAACCAAACCAGGTTCTAGGGGCGTGAACGCAAGGGGGTCGAGGAATAGCGAATTTT CTAACCTCACGATTATTTCCATAGACGGCGGGTTCATCCGCATCAGAGGCATGGCAAACAAGTTATATCTGTGCTTCAACAAGAAAGGCAAGCTGCGAACTCGG tttcAGCCGCCAAAATCTCTTCCACATAGTtgcgatttttctcaaaatctgACGGGAGATGGGTACCATACGTTTAAACTCCGAGATAAACCAGAATGGTCCATTGGATTCAAGAAAAGGGGCAAGAAATTGCCCGGATTTATCCGAAAACCAAGTCAGGAACCATGTCACCACTTTTCGTTAGATCTGTTAAATCCTACGCCCATTACAATACCCTTTGActttaacaagaaaaaaaattacctttttAACAATAGCGGAAAGTTCAGGATCAGACATAAAAAACGCAAAAAAAAATCGGCGCAGAGAAAAAGAAAGACTAAGAAAGAGCCAAAAGACACGTAA
- the LOC128180373 gene encoding fibroblast growth factor 18-like isoform X2: MLVKSRSLLLLLILLLCFVKDSQGFPDFKIDNIADKLKGEHSLEKRAVLWNFCSQKLVQITKPGSRGVNARGSRNSEFSNLTIISIDGGFIRIRGMANKLYLCFNKKGKLRTRFQPPKSLPHSCDFSQNLTGDGYHTFKLRDKPEWSIGFKKRGKKLPGFIRKPSQEPCHHFSLDLLNPTPITIPFDFNKKKNYLFNNSGKFRIRHKKRKKKSAQRKRKTKKEPKDT, from the exons GGTTTTCCAGACTTCAAAATCGACAATATCGCCGATAAACTAAAAGGAGAGCACAGTTTGGAAAAAAGAGCCGTTTTGTGGAATTTCTGTTCGCAAAAGTTAGTCCAAATAACCAAACCAGGTTCTAGGGGCGTGAACGCAAGGGGGTCGAGGAATAGCGAATTTT CTAACCTCACGATTATTTCCATAGACGGCGGGTTCATCCGCATCAGAGGCATGGCAAACAAGTTATATCTGTGCTTCAACAAGAAAGGCAAGCTGCGAACTCGG tttcAGCCGCCAAAATCTCTTCCACATAGTtgcgatttttctcaaaatctgACGGGAGATGGGTACCATACGTTTAAACTCCGAGATAAACCAGAATGGTCCATTGGATTCAAGAAAAGGGGCAAGAAATTGCCCGGATTTATCCGAAAACCAAGTCAGGAACCATGTCACCACTTTTCGTTAGATCTGTTAAATCCTACGCCCATTACAATACCCTTTGActttaacaagaaaaaaaattacctttttAACAATAGCGGAAAGTTCAGGATCAGACATAAAAAACGCAAAAAAAAATCGGCGCAGAGAAAAAGAAAGACTAAGAAAGAGCCAAAAGACACGTAA